A part of Leptospira congkakensis genomic DNA contains:
- a CDS encoding MBOAT family O-acyltransferase, translating into MKFTSLSFLLFFLVVYCLHWIFRGKLRLGFLFLASLGFYAAWSIPFAFHFLIIVLLNHIFNKQILKNKSSIWYPISLLFNFGNLFLFKYFYFLWAIFFQITGSVFFAPESIQSFLNSQFGADSITLPLAISFYTFQMVAYTIDIKRGNAEENPSFLQFALFIFFFPQLVAGPIVRHGEFFYQLEVWNAKKEQLFEGYYLVFLGLFKKVVIADNLSPVIEPVFQNPDHYDGVTNLIAIFGYAARVFCDFSGYTDLARGLGKLLGINLPENFHAPYLSGSVRELWTRWHMTLATWIKDYIYFPLGGSRVSEYRGYLNLIVTFTLAGFWHGANFTFILWGFWHGLMLSLERKIELIRKPDKTIKPHVWKRVLGIVYTFLFFVFTIPFFNAPSVQNALAMYANVFTGASGERTNKSELVLYSLVLTFLLNYLQTKPSFPRENWSTKTSIGFLLFFSLVVTILLGYLAPGGTEFIYFQF; encoded by the coding sequence ATGAAATTTACATCCCTTAGTTTTCTTTTATTCTTCCTTGTTGTTTATTGTTTGCATTGGATTTTTCGTGGCAAACTTCGATTGGGATTTTTATTTTTGGCCTCGCTCGGATTTTATGCAGCTTGGTCGATTCCCTTTGCTTTCCACTTCCTTATCATCGTATTATTAAATCATATATTTAATAAACAAATCCTAAAAAACAAATCTAGTATTTGGTATCCGATTTCCCTTCTTTTCAATTTTGGAAACTTATTTCTTTTTAAATATTTCTATTTTCTCTGGGCAATTTTTTTCCAAATCACTGGTAGTGTCTTTTTTGCACCTGAATCCATCCAAAGTTTTTTGAATTCCCAATTTGGTGCTGATTCCATTACCTTACCGCTTGCCATTAGTTTTTATACATTTCAAATGGTAGCATATACCATCGATATCAAACGTGGGAATGCGGAAGAGAATCCCAGTTTTTTACAATTTGCACTGTTTATCTTTTTCTTTCCACAATTGGTTGCAGGACCTATTGTTCGGCACGGTGAATTTTTTTACCAATTAGAAGTTTGGAACGCAAAAAAAGAACAACTCTTTGAAGGATACTATTTAGTATTTTTAGGTCTTTTTAAAAAAGTAGTCATTGCAGATAATTTATCTCCTGTCATCGAACCTGTCTTTCAAAATCCAGACCATTATGATGGAGTCACAAACCTGATTGCTATCTTTGGTTATGCTGCGAGAGTTTTTTGTGATTTTAGTGGTTACACTGATTTAGCGCGAGGTCTTGGGAAATTACTCGGAATTAATTTACCAGAAAACTTTCATGCCCCTTATTTATCCGGTTCGGTTCGAGAACTTTGGACACGTTGGCATATGACCTTAGCCACATGGATTAAGGATTATATTTATTTCCCATTAGGTGGATCAAGGGTTTCAGAATACCGCGGTTATTTAAATTTAATTGTGACCTTTACTTTGGCTGGGTTTTGGCATGGTGCTAATTTTACCTTTATTCTCTGGGGGTTTTGGCACGGTTTGATGCTGAGCCTAGAAAGGAAAATTGAACTCATCCGTAAACCTGACAAAACCATCAAACCTCATGTTTGGAAAAGGGTTTTAGGAATCGTTTATACGTTTTTATTTTTTGTATTTACCATTCCGTTTTTTAATGCTCCATCCGTTCAGAATGCCCTTGCTATGTATGCAAATGTATTTACAGGAGCTTCTGGGGAAAGAACGAATAAGTCAGAACTAGTTCTTTATAGTTTGGTTCTAACCTTTTTACTTAACTATTTACAAACAAAACCAAGTTTTCCAAGAGAGAACTGGTCCACGAAAACCTCGATTGGTTTTCTATTGTTCTTTTCATTGGTCGTAACTATTTTGTTAGGTTATCTTGCACCGGGAGGAACGGAATTTATCTATTTCCAATTTTAA
- a CDS encoding class I SAM-dependent rRNA methyltransferase, with protein MVIRLKKNKEKAILNFHPWIFSGAIASEEKGLVPGSIVRVESSSGEFLAWGHYDPKSQIRVRLFSFDEKVDGSKEIDWTSKWNSIFESKTKLLPKDTTGFRLFHSEGDGVPGIIVDCYHKTAVMQLKTPGAISLQKSLISFLESKGYETIFEKGEKPDGKIGIDSIFHKGNETEPVFQEHGIQFIADITKGQKTGFFLDQRDNRALVSRYASGKRVLNTFSYSGAFSVYALLAGAEFVHSLDISKQAIELCERNLKLNGISSEGNQSKHKGLVLDSFDYLKSMDSNLYDLIILDPPAFTKSISTVNQASRGYKDINMRAMAKIQTGGLIFTFSCSQHISFDLFKKIVFGAAKDAKKRVRILHHLTQSPDHGYSVFHPEGEYLKGLVIQVDGDT; from the coding sequence ATGGTCATTCGATTAAAAAAGAATAAAGAAAAAGCAATATTAAATTTTCATCCTTGGATCTTCTCCGGAGCAATTGCCTCAGAAGAAAAGGGACTGGTTCCTGGGTCCATAGTCCGAGTAGAATCCTCTTCTGGTGAATTCTTAGCATGGGGACATTATGATCCTAAAAGTCAAATCCGTGTGCGACTGTTCTCTTTTGATGAAAAGGTAGATGGATCGAAGGAAATCGATTGGACATCCAAATGGAACTCCATCTTTGAATCGAAAACAAAACTTTTACCAAAAGATACTACGGGATTTCGTTTATTTCATTCAGAGGGGGATGGTGTTCCCGGAATCATCGTTGATTGCTACCATAAAACGGCTGTTATGCAACTAAAAACACCAGGTGCCATCAGTTTACAAAAGTCACTCATCTCTTTTTTGGAAAGTAAAGGTTATGAAACCATTTTTGAAAAAGGAGAAAAACCCGATGGAAAAATAGGTATAGATTCTATTTTCCATAAGGGAAATGAAACCGAACCAGTTTTCCAAGAACATGGAATTCAATTTATAGCAGACATTACTAAAGGCCAAAAAACGGGATTTTTCCTAGACCAAAGAGACAACAGGGCTTTGGTTTCAAGATATGCTTCAGGAAAAAGAGTTTTAAATACTTTTTCTTATTCAGGGGCATTTTCTGTGTATGCATTGTTAGCAGGTGCTGAGTTTGTTCATAGTTTAGATATCTCCAAACAGGCAATCGAACTTTGTGAGCGGAATTTGAAACTCAATGGTATTAGTTCTGAAGGGAACCAATCCAAACATAAAGGATTGGTTCTAGATAGTTTTGATTATTTGAAAAGTATGGATTCAAATCTTTATGATTTGATCATTTTAGATCCTCCTGCCTTTACAAAGAGTATTTCCACTGTCAATCAGGCTAGTCGTGGTTATAAAGACATCAATATGCGGGCCATGGCAAAGATCCAAACGGGTGGCCTTATTTTTACCTTTTCATGTTCCCAACATATTTCTTTTGATTTGTTTAAAAAAATTGTATTCGGGGCAGCAAAAGATGCCAAAAAAAGAGTTAGAATTTTGCACCATCTAACCCAGAGTCCCGACCATGGTTATTCTGTCTTCCATCCAGAGGGAGAATACTTAAAAGGACTTGTGATTCAGGTTGATGGAGATACATGA
- a CDS encoding lipoprotein LipL31, which yields MTKILPLFVFLASLFLVQCSDSSPVIETLDNHKITVKDFEAAYDTALDSISRLQNIEKKTLLEFIEKDINEVPQNFQDLNYQLQKKNFYQTYRQMIMTRLVAEKNGYISRPDVAEVIKQVEMQTIAQMYVSEQVEKKIQITDEQAKAECEKLRGMDRNIANLTIDKCLTFAKAQIKQLQTREQLPLVVERIKEEVTIKRNDKFDLDAYLAPKKKVEEPADEKK from the coding sequence ATGACTAAAATCCTTCCTTTGTTTGTTTTTTTGGCATCCCTTTTCCTCGTTCAGTGTTCGGACTCTTCTCCGGTCATCGAAACTTTGGATAACCATAAAATTACCGTAAAAGACTTTGAAGCAGCTTACGATACGGCTCTTGATTCTATCAGCCGATTACAAAATATCGAAAAAAAGACTCTTTTAGAATTCATTGAAAAAGACATCAACGAAGTTCCACAAAACTTCCAAGATTTGAACTACCAACTCCAAAAGAAAAATTTCTACCAAACATATCGCCAAATGATTATGACTCGTCTTGTCGCTGAGAAAAACGGTTATATTTCTCGTCCCGATGTAGCTGAAGTAATCAAACAAGTTGAAATGCAAACCATTGCTCAAATGTATGTATCAGAACAAGTGGAGAAAAAAATCCAAATCACTGATGAACAAGCAAAAGCAGAATGTGAGAAACTTCGTGGTATGGATAGAAATATTGCAAACCTAACGATTGATAAATGCCTTACTTTTGCAAAAGCCCAAATCAAACAATTACAAACTAGAGAACAACTTCCTCTTGTTGTAGAAAGAATCAAAGAAGAAGTAACTATCAAACGTAATGATAAATTTGACTTGGATGCATACCTTGCTCCAAAGAAAAAAGTGGAAGAACCAGCTGACGAGAAAAAATAA
- a CDS encoding SpoIIE family protein phosphatase, which produces MIKSILIFLVFSFSLVHSQTLPNSSTKSKEMVSLDSNNKDPESLWFMKEGDFSESEIQSITESNFSPKEWKRVSIPGSLYTKKEDYAAKKTVILAKWIPFSNDKLTQYSLRLGIINDRDITYLNGKQIGNTGVWNATDPQAYDRLRIYNIPSNFINYGKNNLLVVKIQPYFGTSGGIEQDETILGPTDKITSRFYTDEFIKLLFLTIYSTVGGYFLFLFIRRRKDRENLFFALFSFSFVVYNFLRNQLKYEFDFSFLEMKKLEYMTILLLIPFMYHFLRTLFEERYNIFGKILDTVQLGFFLFFAFTQNIETFSFLLTTLIQPTWLFYVILIFVILYKNLRKKERRAVYITIGITIVLIATIIDSATNRNYWVFPRIMGYTFLVFNISLAIILANSFVKLNEEVEDLNKNLERKVEDRTVALNESLSQLQILKEKQDGDYFLTSLLIHPLARIENKIPEIKIETYVNQKKKFHFRGKDGEIGGDICIVGTVHLEYGDYTVFANADAMGKSIQGAGGALVLGVVFQAVLSRAKSSYTKSRPPELWLKDLYVELQSVFASFDGSMLSSVVLGMVANDGFIYYINAEHPWSILYRDGVASFIETELSMRKLGFPKNDHYFQIKTFSLEPGDTLLIGSDGRDDIALKSENESSRSINEDETLILRLVERSETNLSNLVNEIENTGEITDDLSFLRIEFYPKNQRNSLPDFVRKEYLEIKDKTKQGEYEGALEKLISLMENYSHPTFSALAGKLQYQLKNWKEAAENLKLASKQNPNHEDYLYMTARSLYKNRQYLESVIWCERLFLRNKFHKQNTKLLMYLLDKTNNVDKKTFYLEFLGSQKV; this is translated from the coding sequence ATGATAAAATCCATTCTCATTTTTCTTGTCTTTTCTTTTTCCCTAGTGCATTCGCAAACATTACCAAATTCTAGTACAAAATCCAAAGAAATGGTTTCACTTGATTCCAATAACAAGGATCCGGAATCCCTTTGGTTTATGAAAGAAGGAGATTTTAGTGAATCCGAAATCCAATCTATTACAGAATCCAATTTTTCCCCAAAGGAATGGAAACGAGTTTCTATCCCAGGTAGTTTATATACAAAAAAGGAGGACTATGCTGCTAAAAAAACCGTAATACTTGCAAAGTGGATTCCGTTTTCCAATGACAAGCTGACACAATATTCTCTTCGCCTTGGAATCATCAACGATCGTGACATTACCTACCTAAATGGAAAACAAATTGGAAATACGGGAGTTTGGAATGCAACGGATCCACAAGCATACGACAGACTACGAATTTACAACATTCCCTCCAATTTCATCAATTACGGAAAAAACAATCTACTCGTTGTAAAAATTCAACCCTATTTTGGTACTTCAGGTGGAATCGAACAAGATGAAACAATCTTAGGCCCTACAGATAAAATTACTTCCCGATTTTATACAGATGAGTTTATCAAATTACTTTTTTTAACCATTTATTCAACTGTAGGTGGTTATTTTCTCTTTTTATTCATTCGTCGTAGAAAGGATAGGGAGAACTTATTTTTTGCATTATTTTCTTTTTCATTCGTAGTTTATAATTTTCTAAGAAACCAACTCAAGTATGAATTTGACTTTTCATTTTTAGAAATGAAAAAACTGGAATACATGACAATTTTACTTCTGATTCCATTTATGTATCATTTTCTTAGAACTTTGTTTGAAGAAAGATATAATATTTTCGGAAAGATTTTAGATACTGTCCAACTTGGATTTTTTCTATTTTTTGCATTCACTCAAAATATAGAAACTTTTAGTTTTTTACTTACAACTTTGATCCAACCGACTTGGTTGTTTTATGTAATTTTGATCTTTGTTATTCTGTATAAAAATTTACGTAAAAAAGAAAGAAGAGCAGTTTATATAACAATAGGAATTACGATTGTTCTCATAGCCACAATCATCGATTCAGCAACGAATCGTAACTATTGGGTGTTTCCAAGAATTATGGGATACACTTTCCTTGTATTTAATATCTCATTGGCCATCATCTTAGCCAATTCATTTGTGAAACTTAATGAAGAAGTGGAAGACTTAAACAAAAATCTAGAAAGGAAAGTAGAAGATAGAACAGTTGCTTTAAATGAATCGTTAAGCCAGTTACAAATTTTGAAGGAAAAACAAGATGGAGATTATTTTTTAACTTCCCTACTCATCCATCCACTTGCCCGGATCGAAAACAAAATACCCGAGATTAAAATCGAAACTTATGTGAATCAAAAGAAAAAGTTTCATTTTAGAGGCAAAGACGGGGAAATCGGTGGAGATATCTGCATTGTTGGAACGGTCCATTTAGAATATGGAGACTATACCGTATTTGCTAATGCGGACGCCATGGGAAAATCCATCCAAGGAGCCGGTGGAGCTTTAGTACTTGGTGTTGTGTTTCAAGCGGTTCTTTCTCGAGCAAAATCCAGTTACACCAAATCAAGACCCCCAGAACTTTGGTTGAAAGATCTTTATGTAGAACTTCAATCTGTGTTTGCTAGTTTTGATGGATCCATGTTGTCGAGTGTGGTTCTTGGGATGGTAGCAAACGATGGTTTTATTTACTATATCAATGCGGAACATCCTTGGAGTATTCTTTATAGAGATGGGGTTGCTTCTTTTATTGAAACAGAACTTTCTATGCGAAAACTTGGTTTTCCAAAAAACGATCACTATTTTCAAATCAAAACCTTTTCTCTAGAACCTGGTGATACTTTACTCATTGGATCTGATGGAAGAGATGATATTGCCCTAAAATCTGAAAATGAGTCATCTCGTTCCATCAACGAAGATGAAACATTAATTTTACGTTTAGTGGAACGTTCCGAAACAAACCTTTCCAACTTAGTAAATGAGATCGAGAATACGGGGGAAATTACCGATGATCTTTCCTTTTTAAGGATCGAATTTTATCCCAAAAATCAGAGGAATTCATTACCTGACTTTGTAAGAAAAGAATATTTGGAAATCAAAGATAAAACAAAACAAGGAGAATATGAAGGAGCATTAGAGAAATTGATTTCTCTAATGGAGAACTATTCACATCCGACATTCTCTGCTTTAGCTGGAAAACTCCAATACCAACTAAAGAATTGGAAGGAAGCGGCAGAAAATCTAAAACTTGCCTCCAAACAAAACCCTAATCATGAGGACTACCTCTATATGACAGCAAGATCTTTATACAAAAATAGACAATACTTAGAATCAGTGATTTGGTGTGAAAGATTGTTCTTACGAAATAAATTTCATAAGCAGAATACTAAGTTATTAATGTATCTGCTTGATAAAACAAACAATGTAGATAAAAAAACTTTTTATCTAGAATTCTTAGGATCGCAAAAAGTATAA
- a CDS encoding undecaprenyl-diphosphate phosphatase translates to MDNTLNAFLRGIIEAATEFLPVSSTGHLFLFSYFFPFENLQVDHESFEDLFDIFIQTGAILSVVVLYFQLLWKQTKGAVLFLTKNSTDKSGFEFYRNLIIGILPILILGFVFKNFLDQIKMRSDLLLILGLSWLVGGLIMVFVEWKHYDEGEGKSIGIKESIFVGIFQCFALIPGVSRSAATIITARTLGVSKKDSAEFSFFLAIPVLTLAGLYKLYKHRSILNSETIGLLLFGSIVSFIICYFIIRLFMAFIRRRSFLSFGIYRILLGVLVVLYFLRS, encoded by the coding sequence ATGGACAATACTCTAAATGCGTTTCTCCGTGGCATCATAGAAGCTGCCACGGAATTCCTGCCAGTTTCCTCAACGGGACATCTTTTCCTCTTTAGTTACTTTTTTCCTTTTGAAAATCTACAAGTAGATCACGAATCCTTTGAAGATTTGTTCGATATTTTCATCCAAACAGGCGCTATTCTGTCTGTTGTTGTTTTATACTTCCAACTTCTTTGGAAACAAACGAAGGGTGCGGTTCTTTTTCTCACAAAAAACTCGACCGATAAATCTGGTTTTGAGTTTTATCGAAACTTAATCATAGGAATCCTTCCTATTTTAATCCTGGGATTTGTTTTTAAAAACTTTTTAGACCAAATTAAAATGAGGTCAGATCTTCTTTTAATCCTTGGACTTTCTTGGTTGGTCGGTGGTCTCATTATGGTTTTTGTTGAATGGAAACATTATGATGAAGGAGAAGGGAAATCGATTGGAATCAAAGAATCTATTTTTGTTGGTATTTTTCAATGTTTTGCTTTGATCCCTGGTGTATCAAGATCAGCAGCAACGATCATCACTGCAAGGACACTTGGAGTTTCCAAAAAAGATTCAGCTGAATTTTCTTTTTTCTTAGCTATTCCTGTTCTAACTCTTGCTGGCCTCTATAAACTTTACAAACATAGATCTATATTAAATTCAGAAACTATTGGTCTTTTACTTTTCGGAAGTATTGTTTCTTTTATCATCTGTTATTTTATTATCAGATTGTTTATGGCTTTTATCCGTCGCAGAAGTTTTTTGTCTTTTGGGATTTATCGTATATTGCTTGGGGTTCTCGTAGTTTTATACTTTTTGCGATCCTAA
- a CDS encoding DUF1574 domain-containing protein, with the protein MNSKFKFPVVLYPILLAVSLFLLDKIFFLPVIVENTYSWKKIERKFYELKEDLFEVMLEEIKKNPSKQIGLILGSSRSGEFDSEMLELFFPNTNSFNFAAPFGPPSFQAYWLERSLDAKIPLRYVLIEVDPLLFSQSAIDYSLNGSYDNEYVLKQIDFYRTRTKNPWVADAKGFSTDEVEIYLLKKLFALYKYPLDPTAIKANNKEIEVGFFPGMSVGITGKDHKRNYVDKIKLVNRVKFGALPNEIKFANMDVFIERDAEAMYNQYLRGQSLAPTQIYFFKKMLERLKGTGIPVIIYFPAVSEALRKRMSTDGLLEKFNLEIKNAVSIASKTPNSKFTVVDPNIDPRWVCKDFVDSLHLSGACFPNLLPILFPKDIR; encoded by the coding sequence ATGAATTCAAAATTTAAATTTCCTGTCGTTTTGTATCCTATCCTTTTGGCTGTATCACTTTTCCTTTTGGATAAAATTTTCTTTTTACCTGTAATTGTGGAAAACACTTATAGTTGGAAAAAAATCGAACGAAAGTTCTATGAACTAAAAGAAGATCTTTTTGAAGTGATGTTGGAAGAGATCAAAAAAAATCCCTCTAAACAAATAGGATTAATTCTCGGAAGTTCCAGGTCAGGTGAATTTGATTCCGAAATGTTGGAATTGTTTTTTCCAAATACAAACTCCTTTAATTTTGCTGCTCCCTTTGGTCCACCGAGTTTCCAAGCATACTGGTTAGAAAGATCCTTAGATGCCAAAATCCCTCTTCGTTATGTTTTGATTGAGGTGGATCCACTTTTATTTTCGCAGTCAGCCATTGACTATTCTTTGAATGGTTCATATGACAATGAATATGTTCTAAAACAAATTGATTTCTATCGTACAAGAACAAAAAATCCTTGGGTCGCGGATGCAAAAGGTTTTTCAACTGATGAAGTCGAAATTTATCTATTAAAGAAACTTTTTGCCTTATATAAATATCCATTAGATCCAACAGCGATCAAAGCCAATAATAAAGAAATCGAAGTAGGATTCTTTCCTGGAATGTCTGTGGGAATTACTGGTAAGGATCACAAAAGAAACTATGTTGATAAAATCAAACTTGTCAACCGTGTGAAATTTGGTGCATTGCCTAACGAAATCAAATTTGCGAACATGGATGTTTTTATCGAAAGAGATGCTGAGGCCATGTACAATCAGTACTTACGAGGACAAAGTCTTGCTCCCACACAGATCTATTTCTTTAAAAAAATGTTGGAACGATTGAAAGGAACAGGAATCCCTGTGATTATTTATTTTCCAGCTGTATCTGAGGCACTTCGGAAACGAATGTCTACAGATGGGCTTTTAGAAAAGTTTAATTTAGAAATTAAAAATGCAGTTTCTATTGCTTCCAAAACTCCGAATTCAAAATTTACTGTGGTCGATCCTAATATTGATCCAAGGTGGGTTTGTAAGGACTTTGTTGACTCTCTTCATTTGAGTGGAGCTTGTTTTCCAAATTTGTTGCCAATCCTTTTTCCAAAAGACATCCGTTAG